The following coding sequences are from one Streptococcus mitis window:
- the metE gene encoding 5-methyltetrahydropteroyltriglutamate--homocysteine S-methyltransferase — MSTTIIGFPRLGEFRELKFTTEKYFRKEISEEELLAAAKDLRAKHWNIVKEKGITEIPSNDFSHYDNFLDAAFLFNVVPASVQNLDLSDLERYFALGRGYQGEKGDVRALPMKKWFNTNYHYIVPKFEKETQVKLAGHKIFDEFQEAKELGLNTRPVLVGPFTFLQLSDFEEGVKAEDFVDSFVAAYQEVFAKLAELGATRIQLDEAALVKDLTAEEKALFLNLYNKLLADKKGLEVLLQTYFGDVRDVYADLVNLPVDAIGLDFVEGKKTLELVKGGFPADKTLYAGIVNGKNIWRNNYEKSLAVLEQIPAENIVLTSSCSLLHVPFTTANEEFEPAILNHFAFAVEKLDEIRDLDAIRNGQGEEALAANKELFATERVGENAELRARIAGLTDADYTRLPAFAEREAIQEEAFKLPALPTTTIGSFPQTKEVRAKRLAYRKGELSQEEYDAFLAETIDEWIKWQEDIDFDVLVHGEFERNDMVEYFGQNLSGYLFSKNGWVQSYGMRGVKPPIIWGDVTRLNPITVKWSSYAQSRTNKPVKGMLTGPVTILNWSFPREDISIKDSTLQIALAIKDEVLDLEAAGVKIIQIDEAALREKLPLRRSDWYEDYLDWAIPAFRLVHSTVAPDTQIHTHMCYSEFTDIIPAIDNMDADVISFEASRSNLEILDELKAKNFQTEVGPGVYDIHSPRVPNEGEIDHTIEAILAKVPSKKVWINPDCGLKTRGIPETKESLIRLVEAAKAAREKL, encoded by the coding sequence ATGTCAACTACAATCATCGGTTTCCCTCGTTTGGGCGAATTCCGCGAATTAAAATTTACAACTGAAAAATACTTTAGAAAAGAAATCTCAGAAGAAGAACTCCTTGCAGCCGCAAAAGACTTGCGTGCTAAACACTGGAACATTGTCAAAGAAAAAGGTATCACTGAAATCCCATCAAATGACTTTTCTCACTATGACAACTTCCTAGATGCAGCCTTCCTCTTCAACGTGGTACCTGCTTCAGTTCAAAACTTGGACTTGTCTGACCTTGAGCGCTACTTCGCTTTGGGTCGTGGTTACCAAGGAGAAAAAGGGGACGTTCGCGCCCTTCCAATGAAGAAATGGTTCAACACCAACTACCACTACATCGTTCCTAAGTTTGAAAAAGAAACTCAAGTCAAACTTGCAGGTCACAAGATTTTTGATGAGTTTCAAGAAGCCAAAGAACTTGGATTGAACACTCGTCCAGTTCTTGTAGGTCCATTCACTTTCCTTCAATTGTCAGACTTTGAAGAAGGCGTGAAAGCAGAAGACTTCGTAGACAGCTTTGTAGCTGCTTACCAAGAAGTTTTTGCTAAATTGGCTGAACTTGGTGCAACTCGCATCCAATTGGATGAAGCGGCTCTTGTAAAAGATTTGACAGCTGAAGAAAAAGCTCTCTTCTTGAACCTATACAACAAACTCTTGGCTGACAAAAAAGGTCTTGAAGTCTTGCTTCAAACTTACTTCGGAGACGTTCGTGACGTTTACGCTGACCTTGTAAACTTGCCAGTAGATGCTATCGGTCTTGATTTCGTTGAAGGTAAGAAAACTCTTGAATTGGTTAAAGGTGGCTTCCCAGCTGACAAGACTCTTTATGCAGGTATTGTCAATGGTAAAAACATCTGGCGTAACAACTACGAAAAGAGCTTGGCTGTTCTTGAACAAATTCCAGCTGAAAACATCGTCTTGACTAGCTCATGCTCACTTCTTCATGTGCCATTTACAACTGCTAATGAAGAATTTGAACCAGCAATCTTGAACCACTTTGCCTTTGCAGTTGAAAAACTGGATGAGATTCGTGATTTGGATGCTATCCGCAATGGTCAAGGTGAAGAAGCACTTGCAGCTAACAAAGAACTCTTTGCCACTGAGCGTGTGGGAGAAAATGCTGAACTTCGTGCGCGTATCGCTGGATTGACAGACGCAGACTACACTCGTTTGCCAGCCTTTGCAGAACGCGAAGCTATACAAGAAGAAGCTTTCAAACTTCCAGCTCTTCCAACAACAACTATCGGTTCATTCCCTCAAACCAAGGAAGTTCGTGCTAAACGTTTGGCTTACCGTAAAGGTGAATTGTCTCAAGAAGAGTACGACGCTTTCCTTGCTGAAACGATCGATGAATGGATTAAATGGCAAGAAGATATCGACTTTGATGTCCTTGTTCACGGTGAGTTCGAGCGTAATGACATGGTTGAGTACTTCGGTCAAAACTTGTCAGGTTACCTCTTCTCTAAAAATGGTTGGGTACAATCATACGGTATGCGTGGAGTTAAACCACCAATCATCTGGGGTGATGTAACTCGTCTTAACCCTATCACTGTTAAATGGTCTAGCTATGCACAAAGCCGTACAAATAAACCTGTTAAAGGTATGTTAACTGGACCTGTTACCATCCTCAACTGGTCATTCCCACGTGAAGACATCTCTATCAAGGATTCTACTCTTCAAATCGCCCTTGCTATCAAGGATGAAGTGCTTGACCTTGAAGCTGCTGGTGTGAAAATCATCCAAATCGATGAGGCTGCTCTTCGTGAAAAATTGCCGCTCCGTCGTAGCGACTGGTACGAAGACTACCTTGACTGGGCAATTCCTGCCTTCCGCTTGGTACACTCAACAGTAGCGCCAGACACACAAATCCACACTCACATGTGTTACTCAGAATTTACAGATATCATCCCAGCTATCGACAACATGGATGCGGACGTTATCTCATTTGAGGCTAGCCGTTCAAACCTTGAAATCTTAGACGAACTCAAAGCGAAAAACTTCCAAACAGAAGTGGGACCTGGGGTTTACGATATCCACTCACCTCGTGTGCCAAATGAAGGCGAAATCGACCACACAATCGAAGCCATCCTTGCTAAAGTGCCAAGCAAGAAAGTTTGGATCAACCCTGACTGTGGTTTGAAAACACGTGGTATTCCAGAAACAAAAGAAAGCTTGATTCGCCTTGTTGAAGCAGCTAAAGCTGCGCGTGAGAAATTGTAA
- the metF gene encoding methylenetetrahydrofolate reductase [NAD(P)H]: MSRQTPSLSFEVFPPNPAVGNDKIIAALQNMQELAPHFISVTASNNKFNIKETTVRLADFIQNDLAIPTIAHLPAIYLTKDKVAETIADLDKVGVQKILALRGDIIPDVEPQKDFRYATDLIKFIKEQAPHFDIVGACYPEGHPDSPNQISDIQNLKKKVDAGCSSLVTQLFFDNERFYDFQDKCILAGIDVPIHAGIMPILNRNQALRLLKTCENIHLPRKFKAILDKYEHDPESLRAAGLAYAVDQIVDLVTQDVAGVHLYTMNNAETAKYIHQATHALFNHQSLG, translated from the coding sequence ATGTCACGCCAAACACCGTCACTCTCATTTGAAGTGTTTCCTCCAAACCCAGCAGTAGGCAACGATAAGATTATTGCAGCTCTTCAAAATATGCAGGAGTTGGCCCCTCACTTTATCAGTGTAACTGCCAGCAATAATAAATTTAATATCAAGGAAACAACTGTTCGTTTGGCTGACTTTATCCAAAATGACTTGGCGATTCCGACTATTGCTCACTTGCCAGCCATCTATTTGACCAAGGACAAGGTGGCTGAAACCATTGCTGACTTGGATAAGGTTGGGGTGCAGAAAATTTTGGCTCTTCGTGGGGATATTATTCCAGATGTGGAGCCACAAAAGGATTTCCGATATGCAACGGACTTGATCAAGTTCATCAAGGAACAAGCCCCTCACTTTGATATTGTCGGAGCTTGCTACCCAGAAGGGCATCCAGATTCACCAAATCAGATTTCAGATATCCAAAATCTCAAGAAGAAAGTAGATGCAGGCTGTTCGAGTCTTGTAACTCAGCTTTTCTTTGACAATGAGCGCTTCTATGATTTCCAAGACAAGTGCATCTTGGCTGGGATTGATGTTCCTATTCATGCAGGGATTATGCCAATTCTAAATCGAAATCAAGCTCTCCGCCTCTTGAAGACTTGTGAGAATATCCATCTTCCACGCAAATTTAAAGCCATCTTAGACAAGTATGAGCATGACCCTGAGTCGCTCAGAGCAGCAGGACTTGCCTATGCGGTGGACCAAATCGTGGACTTGGTAACTCAGGATGTTGCCGGTGTGCATCTCTACACTATGAACAATGCTGAAACAGCGAAATACATTCACCAAGCAACCCATGCCTTGTTTAATCATCAGTCTCTAGGATAA